A window of Nicotiana sylvestris chromosome 8, ASM39365v2, whole genome shotgun sequence genomic DNA:
AGTGATGACAATTTTAGTGAACAATTATCATAGTGGCATGTGAGAAGATGATTAAATATGTTGAATGGAACTTTGAACTATCTAAATTAAGGGGGGAAATTTACCTATATTATATATCACGTACTTCCTCTCCTTTACCCCAGGTATTGCAACAATTCCCTCAGGCTCCACATTTACCAGGACAGATGTTCCACCCTGCGCCAAATTCCATTATCAGTGCCTTTACCGCCATAAAAATGAGCCGAAAAACAAATCACTCTATATCATGCTGACATAACCAAACCTTGTCACCAAGCAATTGAATACTGTCAGCCTGAAAAATAATCTTCTCAGTGTTCAATAACTTCCTACCACCATTTAGCCCCGAACTTCCTTTACTTAGTTGTAAAGTAAAAGTCGCTGGTATCTGTTATACATTCAACAGCAAAAGGTTTAAGCTTTAAATACCAATAGGGTATACAAAACTAGTAGGCAAGAATGCAAATGTACATACAGAAGCAGGATATGAGATCTTCACTTCATACCACTTATTCGAATTCAACCCTTGCAGTTCATATAGTCTAGATCCGGACTGCAATGGAAGAGTTTCCTTCATTAGCTCCTGTCCAACTTGCAAAACCTTTACATCCATCCTATAACATTATGAAGTTTAACTTTTACACAGTGTTGGTATAAATCATACGTACTCAATCAGGTAATTTATAAGCTAATTATAGCCCGAGTTTAAGTTGAATGCAATGGATGGTAATAGGAAATATCTATACAATCAAGTCACCTAAATAGAAATCGCATGTAACTCTGTATAATCAGCATTGAGTGGTAACTTGGAAAAAGTATACAAACTATTAACTCTGCAACTTAAATCATTATAACTTATATGTAACTATTCATAGTGAGGAATGAGGATGGATTTTTAACCTGGCATGTCTTCAACCAATTAAATTACACCGATTGTGTCAAATTTATATATATTGTCACCCTACATAAGTTAAATCAAATAATATATTGCAAAACtcatt
This region includes:
- the LOC104210225 gene encoding uncharacterized protein isoform X1 encodes the protein MSISPSLFSSSASLLSVLTLLLTFTHGNTMDVKVLQVGQELMKETLPLQSGSRLYELQGLNSNKWYEVKISYPASIPATFTLQLSKGSSGLNGGRKLLNTEKIIFQADSIQLLGDKGGTSVLVNVEPEGIVAIPGVKERKYVIYNIVCDELLFGIPHQAWYVVVLVVLCLALALVIPSFLPPYLLPKNQGLNAAGRGISKDS
- the LOC104210225 gene encoding uncharacterized protein isoform X2, coding for MSISPSLFSSSASLLSVLTLLLTFTHGNTMDVKVLQVGQELMKETLPLQSGSRLYELQGLNSNKWYEVKISYPASIPATFTLQLSKGSSGLNGGRKLLNTEKIIFQADSIQLLGDKGGTSVLVNVEPEGIVAIPGVKERKYVIYNIGIFRCLITYSKSSLCKCVMSYSLASLTKHGML